The genomic interval ATTGCTGAGTGAGACCCGTTTGCCATTTTTGACCCAGCCTTCATGCATAATCGCATGCCGGACCTCATGGCTTTTCTTTTTCTTTGTAGAACGGACAAAAACGCCATCTGCCTCTGTATATAAATAGTCAACTTCTTTTCCCTCCGGAAGGGACGCTGCTTCCTCCAGTTCAGCCGCCAGTTCCACATCAGCCTGGGACTGCGCATCTCCAACACGCTTCACGATACTCCCGACTGTTTGATGACTCATCGTTACGGGGGTCCATTCCTTCAAAGTTTGGACTGATGCACGATACGTGCTCTCACTAGCCAATTCAGCCACTTTTACCTCCGTCAGGGGACTGTATCGTTGACTTTTCCGAAGACCAGCCCACTCATCAAAGGGATAGTGAGAATCACCTTTCAGGTCATGCATTAATGTATGCCGAAAACGAACTGCCCCAAACGTGAATTGAACCGTTTTCCAATCTTCACGCTCGACAGTCCAGCCCAACTTCTGTTTCTCAGCTTTAATCACCTTATTAATCTGTGTGAACACTTCCCCCATCTGGGAAGCAAACACCTCATACATATAGAGTCGAATGCTTTCTTCCAAATCAACTAAGTTGTTTGTTTCCTTTATTAATGCGTATAATCTTGATATAATAGTTTCCATGAGAAGGCCTCTTTCGAAATGTATTTGCCCGTCAAAGCATACATTTATGATAGAGTGCCTTCTCTTTTTTGACTAGAAAATTGCCTCAGGTGGCCCCGAGAATTATTTTACACATATGTTTAATTGTATAGCCATCATGCAATTTTTGAAGTTTGGGCAGACTTATCCATATAAAGAACACGTAATATTCAATACACGGTCAGGCGTGTTCAGTTATTACATTTTCAACTAAGTTTCGGCTATCGGGATAACCTTGCACATAGGTTTTCACATTGAACGCGATATATTTCTAAGGTGTAATACGAACCAATGTTTTGTTCGGAAGTTTATTGATAAGTGAAGTTAATGGCAAGGGAATCAAAAAATGGGCTAAAAATGATCTTACGGTTGAAGTTAAATATTACGAACATGGTGCACATGATTCTCAAAATTATGGGCTAATTTATTGGTAACTGATCCGTTGAGTAGTTTGAAGTGTTTTTTCATAGCCGTCTTTTGCTGTGTTACACTCGGTGAAAGTCCTTATTCTCCCTTTCACATTCATCCTAAAGGATGGTGTCTTGTATGAAACCATTTTTGACGTTCGTGTTACTGACGGTGGTTATTGTGCTTCTTTCACTGATGGCTAAGACGCTCAAGAAAAAGCTACTTTTTCCGGTTGGTGCGGTTTTGATAAGTGTCACTTTGTATGTGATTGGCTACATAGCCGGGGGTTGGAGGGGGCTTGGATTTGCCGTGACTGGTGGGATATTGTTTATATCAGCATTGACCGCTGTGGCTGTCATTTTAATACGGCGACTGATTATGAAAAGGCGTGGGAAAACCTAATAAATTAAGTTACAGGCGCCAAATGGCCGTTTGGTGTCGGGCGCTTCTATTTACTTCTTCTTTTTTTCCTTTATTCATAAGTCTATTGAAGTCTTTTAATACATCGTCAGTTTCGGTCCTTGGCGGTTGGTTTGTTAATGGTGATGACACGGTTTAGGTCGATTGGGGTACCAATGATTGACTGCATCTCAGTCAACGTTGTTATGGCCGGGACGAAGTTTCCAATATGTTGATAGGTATTGAATGTATCAATCAATGTTCCTGTTGCAAATGGGCGCGGATCGACGATGCCTTTTGTACCCAGTCGCTCTGCTGCAATTGTACCGGCGCCGTGTTTCATTTCCCCGTGGGTCAATGTCGGACCAGCTCCAACAACGAGTACGCATTTGCCGCTAATGCGCCCGGCTGATCGACTGCGGGTGTCTGATAGCACGACTTTCAGGTTATGTGCCATAAGCGTTTCGATAATATTTCGGAAGATTTGGCTTTTTCCTGTATTTGGCGTCGATATCCGGAATTTGTGCCGCAATAAACGCCACTATCAGGTAGCCTTCATTGTTGCAGTAATATGTATTGAAATTGTGAAAGTCACATCCGGCAACACCGGTGTTCAAAATGTGTTTCCTATCCATAGCATCCACTCCCTTTGTTACTTAAGAATTATATATTCTATATATCACTAAAAAACCCTTTGCAGGGAGGGTTCTTTAAAAGGGGATACTACGGGATGTTAAAATATGAGGTATTTGTCAGACCACCAACAAGTCAGTGATGATTCAGCTCACTTTTAGTATCTTATTCATTTTCGCCTTAATAACTATTGGCCTCTTCTATCTGATCCAACAGGTTGCGACTGATTAATTCTTTTTTTAAAAGCACGATGAAATGTTGATCCACGTTTAAACGCAACGCTATTTTATAAGCATAAATTAAAGTGTCATCTAAGGCGTGTTCCATTTTTAAACCTCCAATATAAATCCAAACTCGAAGCCAGTCAATTTTCCGCTAGATGTGCAGAAGGTTAGCTACAATAAAGGTTGTTAACAAGGCTTTCATGGGTGGTGGCTCACACCCCTTTACATGTTTCTTGGGAAGGGGATGCCGATGAGGGTACAGTATTTGAAACATCTATTTTTTAAGCCTGGCGAGTATAATGGCTAGTTAATAACCTGTCATGTGAGCCCCCCCATGAAGTTCACTTAAGTGAGAACCAGCGACTTATTTCTATACTTCCCTCCAGAAAGGGGACCTCAATAGGTTTTAATCCCATTGTGACTTTAAAGCTTGCTCTGAGTAGCGTTCATCTATTTTTTGCTCGATTTTTTTTAAAGCTTCGTCGTCATTTAGTAATTCCTCTTTAATTTGGTCTGTTAATTCTTCTAGTGTCTTTGTGCGCATAGGTACTCACTTCCTTTATTATACTATTTTCAATTCTGTTTATATTGTAATACATAAGTCCTTGTTGCAAACAATCCAATTATAACAATTATGTGAAAAATGATTGCAGTTCGACAATAATAAGTTGATGTCTTGAAATAAGAATAACAACTAGTTATTTTTTCGATATGATTTCAAGTTAATTTTAATGTTTTTCTGTAATACCGGTGAGAAAGCAAGTGTGATACTCTTACTAATTTAACATATCTCAAGATTGGAGGTTTTTGGGGGATGAACGTATCATGATATTCTATTTTAACTCCACCCGAGCACCTGCAAATAACCGGTGTCACATTTATTCTTGCAGACACTATACGTTTGGGATATACCTGCATCGGTAAATTTATCATAATAATCTTCTTCAGACGTTCAATATCTCTTATAGATCCAAACCTAATTAAGTGTGGTTTAATGATTTCTTCATGAATACCCCTCCTGCTCCTATTATCAAAGGAAGAGAGCGAATGGTGCCATAGTAAAAGTACTTTTGTATCCGGGTTGATATTCATAACTTAGAAGTTTTGACACCAAAAGCTCGATAGTATGACATAAGGCTTTAGAAGTTAGAAGCACCAACCCCAAATGGAAATAATGGCAATATAGAACAATAAGAAAGAATTGATACATCTGTTGCGAAGGAAATCATTACTGCAATAATAGTATCATAAAGTCGAACTTATATTTGTGTTTAAGCAGCATAAATACTATAATAAAATTACGAGTTTCATTAGGGTTTACCCTATTGGAACATTTAGTGAGTAACGGTATAATGGGAGTTGAGACATTCCCAATAGGATTGTTCCAAAAGTGGAGAGGTTTATTCTAATATTATGATTTAGATTATTTAGATAAAAGGATTGATACATATGAACGACTTTGGCTATGTACGAGTGAGTTCGGAATCGTAAAATCCGGCTCGCCAAATACAACAACTGACTGACTTAGGAATAAAGGAAGATAATATTTACTAGGAAAAAATATCAGGGAAAAGACGTGATAACCGACCACAGCTACAAGATGATTTTTAGAGTGAGTGCCTCATTAACTTATTTACTCCTTGATATGGAGAACAGTACCATAGGAAAGGTAAAGTAAAATATGGAGGTTTTGTTAAAAGGTATTGTATCAATCATACTTTTTTATTGTACCTCAATGAAAGAAATAAATAATATAAGAGAAAGATATTTATTTGTATTTTTAAGTTATGCCAGCAAAAATGCCCCTCTTTTACAGATTCAATCAATGATTAAAATGATAAAACTTTACTCTTCATACGGAAAACCATTAGATGAAATTACAGATAAGCTGAATCTGTTATTAGAAGATAGCTATATGCTAAATAAGAAAGATATCCAGCGACTACAAAGTATTAATGTTTTAACCCAAAGATATGAA from Lentibacillus cibarius carries:
- the sda gene encoding sporulation histidine kinase inhibitor Sda, with amino-acid sequence MEHALDDTLIYAYKIALRLNVDQHFIVLLKKELISRNLLDQIEEANSY
- a CDS encoding FbpB family small basic protein gives rise to the protein MRTKTLEELTDQIKEELLNDDEALKKIEQKIDERYSEQALKSQWD